In Pochonia chlamydosporia 170 chromosome Unknown PCv3seq00009, whole genome shotgun sequence, a genomic segment contains:
- a CDS encoding transposase (similar to Talaromyces stipitatus ATCC 10500 XP_002486848.1) produces MAEEDSDALSLQGDETITEPPPFDPDLYDPDEPTTPSNFDLRKPTAKKVNDAISWATNYYWERKRSPHDIWQCLIDDFADWNHSHFNRSRKANLRDFRDTLRAKGVYIRKEDRFPIVNAIMEAVSSPGFPTWPDNDPQRPPRSSTPPPSPSITKPVTAPTRERPKTAQPEVIIAPKTAVPTTTRTSGGVDTPPPVVNTPQSWGSLAGEGRSPSSSDGEVPPDLLRRLDSLTKGYQESDKFSGREYDFLLTKVNMFIDKCKRIDYPRDQLARAVPVMLTGPAYRYYLNNLANKGKSYNDLIHALQKRYETEAIRDRYLREWESLNLAAIVNQHRDKRLSSCLEILTEKIQLLHQGLFRPGDTGFNSMRDKLKIAASKTPACKVPLMKPAKTFEDLAAELQQAIAVHEEITPQPAEVFYTDRAFKRGGGNASNYNQKGQFLNHQKKCYVCRQPGCWSTKHSDQERSQARNSWLQKKHPTPPTAKRYQAFLTAFEGEDNDEDTALLDEMYRQNSFNDANSDDDDNDEFLPVGSSNMFASTGTITQNFLATAAIPQPVEILAGLRDQAFKHALLAEDPYFIKEPKETAIFISEERYSDHIFRGILPDTGAAGTSNAGMPQVRALMRIMPSLKIKDAPATTIYFGAGSALSIGIIRVPTVFGNITFHVLPTATPFLFSITDMDRMYVRLDNLTNRLIQGDITVPVIRQWGHPWWLLEPAASAAFHLTETQLRQLHRRFGHPSVERLSRILTKVGEEYSSDVLKRLTDICHHCQMNGRAPSRFKFTLRDDHEFNHEIIVDIFFINGQPVLHVIDSATAFQAAKFLNNKEQKARDLWDAIMACWINTYLGPPEWIVHDAGKNFSSAEFKQYAKGLYIRVQEMPVEAHNSIGKAERYHGPLRRAYQIIDAELGDALTDDQKLQMAVKAINDTAGPDGLVPTLLVFGAYPRMTDDSPPSFSVVQRAEAIRKATSEARRALAKRQVQNALLTRNGPDTTPLHTLPLQSKVRVWREKNGWQGPFELIAVEGETCTVANEAGITSKFRSTIVQPYLEDKDTTPTDNKLPQQQAVNQDNAEVANESDGEVNQDEDIRDSIAVAIPTARRGPGRPRKDPETRRAPYQTFPRRGPGRPRKRLIEEQYFFNALEDPPERTKLLKSIKTIAFLTTKEQGDRDLAVLLRSKGLIITPGQPFEISGRTEIDNLIARGVFKFELYDPIKHAKLRIFDSRMVNEVKGKDTAAPYEKSRLVIRGYNDEGKAFILTQSPTIQRASQRLMIALAPSLFQRGIILWIRDITQAYVQSQTPLQRTIIAKIPEQLRGRYPEGTIMVVVKPLYGIPEAGTHWWATYSTHHREKLKMATSTYDPCLLISECDKFGIIGMQTDDTLGLSDKQFSNLEEEELQKAAFAAKPKEVLKVEKPLTFNGCRISLNADGSIMMTQKEQALKLQIPTTNQEYIEQRARGAYLASICQPEAAFDLSVAAQQKEPSSDDFKRLGRRIQWQIDNPGRGLKCIPFDLDKAKLFVFVDGSFANNEDLSSQLGYIIVIGTEEETNNGEMLVKGNIITYSSTKSKRVTRSALASELYSMVQGTDIGYAIASTLKLITKQLGIPDIPTILLTDSYSLYECLVKLGTTKEKRLMIDIMALRQSYERREVHEVRWINGGDNPADAMTKASPNHALRTLIDKNKIAIRVEGWVERKKDEK; encoded by the coding sequence atggcagaagaagatagtGATGCCTTATCCCTCCAAGGCGATGAAACTATCACCGAGCCGCCTCCCTTTGACCCTGATCTTTATGATCCTGACGAACCAACCACCCCCTCGAACTTCGACCTAAGGAAACCCACTGCGAAAAAGGTTAATGACGCTATTAGCTGGGCTACCAACTATTACTGGGAACGCAAACGGAGCCCTCATGATATATGGCAATGCCTtattgacgactttgccgactggaACCATAGCCATTTTAACCGCTCGAGAAAGGCCAACCTCCGTGACTTCCGCGATACCCTCCGTGCAAAGGGGGTCTATATCAGAAAGGAAGACCGGTTCCCAATTGTTAATGCCATTATGGAAGCCGTGTCTTCTCCGGGCTTCCCCACATGGCCGGACAACGATCCACAGCGCCCTCCACGATCCTCCACACCCCCACCGAGTCCATCAATAACGAAGCCTGTCACGGCACCGACCCGAGAACGACCTAAAACAGCCCAACCAGAGGTCATTATAGCCCCTAAGACAGCAGTACCTACCACAACTCGCACGTCTGGAGGCGTCGATACACCTCCCCCGGTGGTCAATACACCACAGTCATGGGGGTCCCTGGCTGGGGAAGGGCgatcaccttcttcctcagacGGTGAAGTGCCCCCTGACCTACTCAGACGCCtagacagcctcaccaaagGCTATCAGGAAAGTGACAAATTCTCAGGCCGAGAATATGACTTCCTCttgaccaaagtcaacatgtttATTGATAAATGCAAACGGATTGACTATCCGCGAGACCAGCTCGCTCGGGCCGTCCCAGTCATGCTCACAGGACCAGCATACCGGTACTATCTCAACAATCTAGCtaacaaaggaaaaagttATAACGACctcatccacgccctccaaAAGAGGTACGAAACAGAGGCAATTCGAGACCGATACCTCCGCGAGTGGGAAAGCCTTAATCTCGCCGCGattgtcaaccaacatcgTGACAAACGTCTCTCATCCTGCCTTGAGATCCTCACGGAGAAGATACAACTGCTTCACCAGGGCCTCTTCCGACCTGGTGATACGGGCTTCAATAGCATGAGGGAtaagctcaagattgccgctTCTAAGACCCCGGCTTGCAAGGTGCCGTTAATGAAGCCGGCAAAGACCTTTGAAGAccttgccgccgagctccagcaagctaTCGCTGTCCACGAGGAAATAAcgccccagccagcagaagtCTTTTATACTGATCGCGCTTTCAAACGCGGTGGAGGAAACGCCTCAAATTATAACCAAAAAGGGCAGTTCCTGAACCACCAGAAGAAGTGCTACGTTTGCCGccaacctggctgctggtcgacCAAGCATAGCGACCAAGAACGCTCCCAAGCTCGAAATTCCTGGCTCCAAAAGAAGCacccaacgcctccaacggCCAAGAGGTATCAAGCGTTCCTAACTGCCTTTGAGGGTGAAGATAACGATGAGGATACCGCCCTCCTTGACGAAATGTATAGACAGAATTCCTTTAATGATGCCaacagtgacgatgatgacaatgacgaatTCCTCCCTGTCGGCAGCAGTAACATGTTTGCTAGTACGGGTACTATTACCCAGAATTTCTTAGCCACGGCAGCaattccacagccagtgGAAATCCTCGCTGGTTTGAGAGACCAAGCGTTCAAGCATGCCCTATTGGCTGAAGATCCCTATTTTataaaagaaccaaaagagaCTGCTATTTTCATCTCTGAGGAAAGATATTCTGACCATATCTTTAGAGGCATCCTGCCTGATACCGGCGCCGCCGGTACATCCAACGCAGGCATGCCACAGGTTAGAGCCTTAATGAGGATAATGCCGTCACTAAAGATTAAAgacgcaccagcaacaacgatCTATTTTGGTGCAGGATCAGCCTTATCAATCGGCATCATTAGAGTACCAACAGTATTCGGAAATATCACCTTCCATGTACTGCCGACCGCCACTCCTTTcctgttctccatcacagATATGGATAGGATGTATGTACGATTGGATAATCTCACCAATCGCCTTATCCAAGGAGACATCACTGTGCCTGTTATCAGGCAATGGGGCCATCCCTGGTGGCTCCtcgagccagcagcttccgcagCCTTCCACCTCACAGAAACGCAGCTTCGGCAACTACATCGCCGCTTTGGACACCCGTCTGTTGAGAGACTATCAAGAATCTTAACAAAAGTCGGGGAAGAATATAGTAGTGACGTTCTTAAGCGACTGACTGATAtctgccaccattgtcaaatgaaCGGAAGAGCCCCAAGCCGCTTTAAGTTCACCCTTCGAGATGATCATGAGTTTAACCATGAGATTATTGTGgacatcttctttattaatggCCAACCAGTCCTCCATGTTATTGACTCTGCAACTGCCTTCCAAGCTGCTAagtttcttaataataaagaacaaaaggcaagGGATCTTTGGGATGCCATTATGGCCTGTTGGATTAACACGTACCTTGGGCCTCCCGAATGGATAGTTCATGACGCTGGAAAGAACTTTAGCTCGGCAGAATTCAAACAGTATGCCAAAGGCCTGTATATCCGTGTTCAGGAAATGCCAGTCGAGGCACACAATAGTATTGGCAAGGCAgaaagatatcatggcccTCTCCGCCGTGCATATCAGATAATTGACGCAGAACTTGGCGACGCTCTGACCGAcgatcagaagcttcaaatggcTGTAAAAGCTATAAATGATACAGCTGGCCCAGACGGACTCGTCCCAACACTTCTAGTCTTTGGCGCCTATCCCAGGATGACGGATGATTCGCCCCCTAGCTTTAGCGTCGTGCAGAGAGCTGAAGCTATCCGTAAGGCAACTAGTGAAGCCAGACGAGCCCTCGCTAAGCGGCAGGTCCAAAATGCCCTCTTAACGAGGAACGGCCCAGACACAACCCCATTACATACCCTTCCATTGCAATCCAAGGTTCGCgtttggagagaaaagaaCGGGTGGCAGGGCCCCTTTGAACTTATTGCCGTTGAAGGCGAGACCTGCACCGTTGCTAATGAGGCTGGAATAACCTCGAAGTTCCGTTCCACGATTGTACAACCCTATCTAGAGGATAAGGATACAACCCCAACGGATAACAAGCTACCCCAACAGCAGGCTGTTAACCAAGATAATGCTGAGGTTGCTAACGAGAGTGACGGGGAGGTTAACCAGGACGAAGATATCAGAGAtagcattgctgttgctatcccaacagcaagacgaggccCGGGAAGACCGCGTAAAGACCCAGAGACCAGAAGAGCTCCTTATCAAacatttccaagaagaggCCCAGGAAGGCCACGTAAACGCCTTATCGAAGAACAGTACTTCTTTAACGCCCTTGAGGACCCGCCCGAACGTACCAAGCTCCTTaagagcatcaaaacaatAGCATTCCTGACCACGAAGGAGCAAGGAGACCGCGACcttgctgtccttctccgcaGTAAAGGACTCATAATCACCCCTGGCCAGCCGTTTGAAATCTCAGGCCGCACTGAGATTGATAACTTGATAGCCAGAGGTGTCTTTAAATTTGAGCTTTATGACCCTATAAAGCATGCTAAACTTCGCATCTTTGACTCACGAATGGTTAAtgaggtcaaaggcaaggataCAGCTGCCCCATATGAGAAATCTCGCCTCGTCATTCGGGGATATAATGACGAGGGTaaagccttcattttgacgcaatcaccaacaatacaacgagccagccaacGGCTTATGATTGCACTCGcgccctctctcttccaacgagGAATTATCCTCTGGATAAGGGATATTACCCAAGCCTATgtgcaatctcaaacacctctccaaagGACGATTATCGCAAAGATTCCTGAGCAACTCCGCGGTAGATACCCAgaaggcaccatcatggtAGTAGTTAAACCGTTATACGGAATACCAGAAGCCGGCACCCACTGGTGGGCGACTTATTCCACCCACCATcgagaaaagctaaagatggCGACCTCGACTTACGACCCATGCCTGCTGATCTCAGAATgcgacaagtttggtatcattgggATGCAAACCGATGACACACTTGGACTTAGTGACAAACAGTTCTCTaatcttgaagaggaagagctccagaaggcagcttttgcagcaaagccaaaggaagtcctcaaggtggaaaagccactcactttcaatggctgccgaatctCTCTTAACGCcgatggaagcatcatgatgacccagaaagaacaggctttaaagcttcagattccaacaaccaatcagGAATATATTGAGCAACGAGCCCGCGGCGCATATCTCGCCAGtatctgccaaccagaggcagcctttgacctttcagttgctgcccaacaaaagGAACCATCTAGCGATGACTTTAAACGTCTAGGACGCCGCATCCAGTGGCAGATTGATAACCCAGGTAGAGGCCTAAAATGTATACCATTTGACCTCGATAAAGCAAagctttttgtgtttgttgatggctcttttgccaacaacgaagaTCTGAGTTCCCAGCTGGGATACATTATCGTCATcggtacagaagaagagaccaacaatggcgaaatgCTCGttaaaggcaacatcatcacgtactcttcaaccaagtcaaagagagtTACGCGAAGTGCCCTAGCCTCTGAGCTTTATAGCATGGTTCAAGGCACAGACATTGGATACGCGATAGCCTCGACTTTaaagctcatcacaaaacaactggGAATTCCAGACATCCCCACGATCCTTCTCACGGACTCGTATTCCCTATATGAGTGCCTTGTTAAGCTCGGCAcaaccaaagagaagaggctcatgatagatatcatggctctccGACAGTCATACGAGCGCCGCGAAGTCCATGAAgtcagatggatcaacggAGGAGATAACCCGGCAGACGCGATGacgaaagcatcgccaaatcaCGCGTTGAGAACCCTTATCGACAAGAATAAGATCGCGATACGAGTGGAAGGCTGggtagagaggaagaaggacgaaaagtgA
- a CDS encoding N,O-diacetyl muramidase (similar to Metarhizium acridum CQMa 102 XP_007808825.1) — protein sequence MKSAALFAGLASMASVATATVAGFDISHYQPTVDFKKAYADGARFVIIKATEGTTYIDPSFSSHYTGATQAGLIRGGYHFAHPGSGTGAAQANYFLAHGGGWSKDGITLPGMIDLEYNPSGSTCYGLSASAMVSWISDFVETYHSKTGVYPLIYTSTSWWNQCTGSSTAFGSKCPLVVARYASSVGALPAGWSFHTIWQNSDKSPWGGDNDIFNGSIDQLKRIANAS from the exons atgaaGTCTGCTGCTCTCTTTGCCGGTCTCGCCTCCATGGCCAGCGTTGCCACCGCTACTGTAGCTGGCTTCGACATCTCCCACTACCAACCCACCGTTGACTTCAAGAAAGCCTACGCCGACGGTGCACGATTCGTCATTATCAAG GCCACCGAAGGAACCACCTACATCGACCCCAGCTTCAGCTCCCACTACACAGGCGCAACGCAAGCCGGCCTCATCCGCGGCGGCTACCACTTCGCGCACCCCGGATCCGGCACCGGCGCCGCCCAGGCAAACTACTTCCTCGCCCACGGCGGTGGCTGGTCCAAGGACGGCATCACCCTCCCCGGCATGATTGACCTCGAGTACAACCCCAGCGGGAGCACCTGCTACGGGCTCTCGGCCAGCGCAATGGTCAGCTGGATCTCCGACTTTGTCGAGACGTACCACTCCAAGACGGGCGTGTACCCTCTGATTTACACGTCGACCAGCTGGTGGAACCAGTGTACCGGTAGTAGTACTGCTTTTGGCAGCAAGTGTCCTCTTGTCGTTGCGCGGTATGCCAGCTCGGTTGGTGCTTTGCCTGCTGGTTGGAGCTTTCACACGATTTGGCAGAACAGCGATAAGTCTCCTTGGGGTGGGGATAATGATATCTTTAATGGCAGCATTGATCAGCTGAAGCGTATTGCGAATGCTTCTTAA
- a CDS encoding C6 transcription factor (similar to Metarhizium robertsii ARSEF 23 XP_007826652.1), translating to MSRLPLRHLTTSRLTASTAASQMLQTFHNKSLTRRQVLDANQLHKLSLTLNRNITSPPPSGTPIPPAHHLIYFTPSSPENDLGPDGTDRTFNAPSPFTRRMWAGGRMSWTGELRVGDEVEEQTRLLSATAKKSKSVGEMVLVEVEKEFRGPKGVVVDTRSWVFRPEIETDVGEIVPGVLSRTPTTIVDIPAKDTGDYPIRQLMWSPVGLFRFSALTFNGHKIHYDAGWSQGVEGHPGVVVHGPLNLINIMDYWGDVHGKTSPRSVTYRAMAPLYAGDTYTIRTKGVSDSVFDIVAEKQGTVCMKAQVTG from the exons ATGAGCCGCCTCCCCCTCCGACACCTCACCACCTCCCGCCTCACAGCATCAACCGCCGCCTCCCAAATGCTCCAAACCTTCCACAACAAATCCCTAACCCGCCGCCAAGTCCTCGACGCAAACCAACTCCACAAGCTCTCCCTCACACTCAACCGCAACATCACCTCCCCTCCACCCAGCGGAACACCCATCCCCCCCGCCCACCACCTCATCTACTTCACGCCGTCCAGCCCAGAAAACGACCTCGGCCCCGACGGCACAGACCGCACCTTCAATGCTCCCTCCCCATTCACGCGACGCATGTGGGCCGGCGGCAGGATGTCCTGGACGGGTGAGCTGCGTGTCGGGGATGAGGTAGAGGAACAGACGAGGCTGCTTAGCGCGACGGCTAAGAAGAGTAAATCGGTGGGGGAGATGGTTCTCGTGGAGGTGGAAAAGGAGTTTCGGGGCCCGAAGGGCGTGGTTGTTGATACGAGGTCGTGGGTGTTTAGGCCGGAGATTGAGACGGATGTTGGTGAGATTGTGCCGGGGGTGTTATCTCGTACGCCGACTACTATTGTTGATATCCCGGCGAAAGATACAG GTGACTATCCTATACGGCAACTTATGTGGTCGCCCGTGGGACTATTTCGCTTTTCGGCACTTACTTTCAACGGACACAAGATTCACTACGACGCAGGATGGAGCCAGGGCGTTGAGGGACATCCGGGTGTTGTTGTCCATGGACCATTGAATTTGATTAATATCATGGATTACTGGGGCGATGTACATGGGAAGACATCACCGAGGAGTGTTACGTATCGCGCAATGGCGCCTCTGTACGCAGGGGACACATATACCATACGGACGAAGGGTGTTTCCGACAGTGTGTttgatattgttgctgagaagCAAGGGACGGTGTGTATGAAGGCACAAGTTACGGGGTAA
- a CDS encoding regulator of chromosome condensation (similar to Verticillium alfalfae VaMs.102 XP_003006688.1) codes for MASKKLTSAAQKAKPAEAAATKKTQAKPAKRAPAAKQTTKPVVNGKTHHEPEPKTTKRKRVADEDEDDASRRTKTTKTEAPAERKQAKPVAKKPVAKKSAVAEPVALNKAPTDLIAVYSFGSGECGELGLGPKRTAALVPKFNPALDPNEASKHHIVQLACGGMHTIALTADNKILTWGVNDEGALGRDTTWEGGLKDMDASSDSEDEDGELNPYECTPTEVPSKHFPKGTLFTQVAAGDSCSFVLTENGTVYGWGSFRDNKGDRRFTKNDAGKIVEIQQTPILIPELENVTQIACGANHALALDKSGQVWGWGSYEQNQLGRQPFGRYQQETLLPRQVRVCTRPIKYIASGEYHSFAVDRKDNVWAWGLNSFGEAGYAKEAGGDEAILPYPMKIRDLCGKGVTTIAGGTHHSGAVTEDGKVYMWGRLDGGQLGIEFTQSQLDDEDLVRRDEYNKPRICLRPTAVPEIGNVVHVACGTDHTIFINKDGVGYATGFGSVGQLGLGTEDDANTAQRIRGKDIRGRTLVGAAAGGQFSVVTSTSALPKTE; via the exons ATGGCTTCCAAAAAGCTCACCAGCGCTGCTCAAAAGGCCAAGCCCGCCGAGGCCGCCGCTACCAAAAAGACACAGGCCAAGCCCGCCAAACGAGCGCCCGCTGCGaagcaaaccaccaaaccag TGGTCAATGGGAAAACACACCATGAGCCAGAGCCCAAAACAACCAAGCGAAAGCGCGTcgctgatgaagatgaggacgatgcTTCGCGTCGCACCAAGACCACAAAGACAGAAGCTCCCGCCGAACGAAAACAGGCCAAGCCCGTTGCCAAGAAGCCCGTGGCTAAGAAATCCGCCGTTGCAGAGCCCGTTGCTCTCAACAAAGCTCCCACCGACCTAATTGCCGTCTATTCCTTTGGCAGCGGTGAATGTGGTGAGCTTGGCCTCGGTCCCAAGCGCACCGCTGCTCTTGTGCCCAAGTTCAACCCGGCTCTCGACCCCAATGAAGCTTCCAAACATCATATCGTTCAGCTTGCTTGCGGTGGTATGCATACCATTGCTCTTACTGCTGATAACAAGATCCTGACTTGGGGTGTCAATGATGAAGGAGCTTTGGGGCGAGATACCACTTGGGAGGGTGGgctcaaggacatggacgccTCGTCAGacagcgaagatgaggacgGCGAACTGAACCCGTACGAGTGTACGCCTACTGAAGTTCCTTCCAAGCACTTCCCCAAGGGTACCCTCTTCACACAGGTGGCTGCCGGCGATAGCTGCAGCTTTGTGCTGACTGAAAATGGAACCGTCTACGGCTGGGGATCATTCCGA GACAACAAAGGAGATAGACGATTCACAAAGAACGACGCCGGCAAGATTGTCGAGATTCAGCAGACCCCCATCCTGATTCCCGAACTCGAAAACGTCACACAGATTGCTTGTGGAGCGAATCACGCCCTGGCGCttgacaagtctggtcaagtctgggGATGGGGCTCGTACGAACAGAACCAGCTTGGCCGACAGCCATTCGGTCGATACCAGCAGGAGACTCTTCTGCCTCGTCAAGTCCGAGTCTGCACCCGCCCAATCAAGTACATTGCCTCGGGCGAGTACCACTCCTTCGCTGTCGACCGCAAAGACAACGTCTGGGCCTGGGGTTTGAACAgctttggagaagctggataCGCCAAGGAGGCTGGTGGCGACGAAGCTATTCTTCCGTATCCCATGAAGATCCGCGACCTCTGCGGCAAGGGCGTCACCACAATCGCTGGCGGCACTCATCACTCCGGAGCTGTCACCGAGGACGGCAAGGTATACATGTGGGGACGTCTCGACGGTGGCCAGTTGGGCATCGAATTCACACAGAGCCAGCTCGATGACGAGGACCTCGTCCGACGGGACGAGTACAACAAGCCTCGTATCTGCTTACGGCCTACTGCTGTCCCTGAAATTGGCAACGTCGTTCACGTTGCCTGCGGAACAGACcacaccatcttcatcaacaaagacGGCGTAGGCTATGCCACTGGTTTTGGATCTGTCGGCCAGCTGGGTCTAGGCACGGAGGATGATGCTAATACTGCCCAGCGTATCAGGGGCAAGGACATCAGGGGCAGAACGCTCGTGGGCGCTGCTGCCGGTGGACAATTCTCCGTCGTCACCAGCACGTCCGCGCTGCCCAAGACGGAGTAA